The Primulina huaijiensis isolate GDHJ02 chromosome 6, ASM1229523v2, whole genome shotgun sequence genomic sequence CCTGGACTCGATCTTCTGGGAGCTTTTCATACATTATGTATTCAACGATAGGAGTCATCCATGAGCTATTCTAGACCGAGGGTACTTCTTCATCAATAGAGAGCACCAGCTGGGTAAAACAGAGAACCTCCCGGGTGCTTATATCTGACATGGAAGCAGCCAATTTGGCTAAGGTATCTGCTTCTGCATTTTCCTCCCGAGGAATTTGTTAGATACTCCAGTCGATCAGAGACGCTGCTCGGGCAGTGATGAGCCCTAAATATTTGagcattttttcatttttggccTCGTACATTCCTTTGATCTGCTGTGTAACTAACTGGGAGTCAGAATAAATAATGACCCGGGAAGCGCCTGCAACCCTGCCAAAACAGCCTCATACTCTGCTTCGTTATTGGTGACCCTGGAATCAATACTCAAAGCCAGCTTGATTTTCTCTTCTGATGGGGCGATTAGGACCACCCCGACTCCATATCCTGATAAATTTGAGGCACCATCCACAAACACTCTCCATACCTCTTCTTCCATTGGTTGAATCATTTCAATTAAGAAGTCTGTTAATGCTTGGGCTTTTATAGCAGCTCGGGGTTTATATTTAATGTCATACTCCCCAAGCTCCACAGTCCATTTAATCATTCTTCCAGAGACTTCGGTGTGAGTCATGATCCTTCCGAGTGGAGAGTTGGTAAGGACAACGATGGGATGTCTGAGAAAATAAGGTCTCAGCTTCCGAGCGGTCATTACCAGGGCCAATGCTATTTTTTCCAACTCACtgtattttaattcttctcCTCGAAGGGCGTGACTGATATAATATATTGGTTTCTGATCGACTCCTTCTTTCTTGACAAGCACAGAACTAACAGCGAACTCAGTGGCGGAGAGATAGACCCACAACTTTTCTCCGGGCTCGGGCTTGGCCAAAATAGGCAATTCAGCCAGATGTCTCTTCAAGTCTTGAAAAGCTTGTTAACATCTATCGTCCCAGCCAAACTTTTGTGCTTTTCTTAGGACATGGAAAAATGGATAACTCCGATGGGCAGATCGGGAGATGAAGCGTGACAGGGCAGCAATCTTCTCGGTTAATTTTTGCACATCTCGGACAGATTGAGGAGAAGGTATGTCCAttattgctttgattttttcaggGTTGACTTCGATTCCCCTGTCAGTTACtaagaaacccaaaaatttaccACTCCTGACCCCTAATACACATTTGCCCGGGTTGAGCTTTATTCAGTATTGCTTTAAGGTGGTGAAGGTGTGAGACCCCGAgaataaaatagctttgatgacattttgataaataagttgaaaaatattcaatttattttgatggcattttcgtaaataagttgaaaataatgaattaattttaaggacaaaatggtaattagtgtcatatcttttccatatgaattccaaatgatttgagatttggatataccgtagaaaactcaaagatatagaaatttcatgttttgagttttgaaaaatttgatcgtttgacttatacaaagggatataccgatattaaaatgttaaatattatatattatattatattattattaatataatataatataataattaaaaaaaaagataaaatgaaAGTTATAACGTAACTTTCAGAAAGTTACAGAAGAGAGAAAGAAAAGGGAGAAATAgggttttgaattttcttttcgatcttgcgacttatcggtttatccaatcgacaaaccgacttcagttctgggatcgttgacacgaggtcttcgatttgagatataaattttatagttttggtgatgtttgaaattcatcGCTTTTTGTAATAAAtctgataaattgttaaatcatacaaaaattgacgattgttgaatagtgtatgattttaacgaagaagagatgattatagtgttgttattttgaattattaataatttattataattagagaattttaatcgttggattgagattgaagaattatttgtcagttagtataaattctgataaatatatgcggtagaataaccgacaagaaactaagttttgaagtcggaattgaattatgctatgatttgaatttgatatgaattttaaagtttcaaaagatatttgaaacctctattgttgaatttgaatgaatttattgattgaaatgaatatgttattgatgtagatagatttttATACAGAAATCTAAAGCTACAGTGGACTGGAAaagaagaattgaggtatgttgcgaccgggtaacatacgacaggtatctgtattatatgatatatgcttgattgattggattgagatacatgtctatatgccttatttgttgagttgatgtggcatacatgacatgcacgttgagctatgatccttggataccctgatatgatttgatttgattctggggtttgtgaacacaaagCTATGTTttgtattacatgacccttaaagcatagtcatttgtggccccgatgattgattgagatttgggatttgatgacgctttgtcgacgttatcatatgagaatccctgattgaggccggtgtgccagctcgagcattgatttgatagcgattcgattgactctgacatgtgctcagtggatgagcATTTGatctgatacctccacgacatacatgcattgcatatcatatatcattgtttagatatctgtggtatatattgtggttgcttcagactgagctttgctcaccccagatggggctgttgttgtctttgtatgtggacaatgacaggtactccaggatatcaggagaccgaagatggtacttctggagggagtcacagtttgagttgaggtttcgtggtctttcccagtatatatgttatgtatctatataccggggcatgtcccgaggatatgagtttgTTTGTATGTCTTTGATCTGGATTACGTGTGGGCTTGTTTTATATTGTGACATGTTGAAACGAGAATagattatatactatttttagtattataattacaGTTGACATGtcttgggctcattgtaaagaaaatttaatctcgttttccgctgtaattaattaaccctaatcaaattgcattgtaataacgattaggagttaagggccccacagAAGGTCTCAGCCAAGTCATCAATAAAGTTGGAGATTTCCCGGGTCTTGATTAGAATGTCATCCACATACACCTCAATATTCCGACTTATTTGCTTTTGGAAGACTAGATTCATCAAGCGTTGGTACGTAGCCAATGCATTCTTCAATCCAAAAGGCATAACAACATAGCAGAAGGTGCCCCCGGAGGTGATAAAACTggctttatcttgatcttccagaGTTAAGGGGATTTGATGATACCCCTGATATGCATCCAGAAAGCTTAATAATTCGCATCCAGAGGTAGAATCTACCAGCTGATCAATCCGGGGGAGTGGATAATAGTCTTTCGGACATGCTTTATTCAGGTCCCTGAAATCAACGCACATTCTCCACTTCCCAGCGGATTTTGGGACGAGCACCACATTTGATAGCCAGGTGGGGAACTGGACTTCCCTGATATGTCCGGCCTTCAGCAACTCTCTCActtgctcttcaatcacttTATCTTTTTCAGGGCCAAAATGCCTCTTCTTTTGCTTTACGAGCCGGGATCCCGAGAGGATATTCAATTTATGCTCGGCCACTTGGGGCGAGATCCCGGTCAATTCCTGTTGAGACCAGACGAAAACACCAATGTTAgtttttaaacaatttaataGATTTACCCGGGTGGACGCGCAGATGTCTAGGGCCACCCGGACGTGTTTTCTCGGTTCAATTTCCACCACCTCTTGCTCCTCTTCCGCAACAAAATGCACTTCTCCCTCCTTGGCCCCTTCTTGATACTCTTTCTCCTTCCTTGCCTTCTTTTGATCTACTCGGACCGTCTCCCCATAACATTTCCGAGAAGATTGTTGGTCCCCCTTGACTTCCCCAACCTGTCCTCGCACTGGGAATTTGATTTTCTGGTGATAAGTGGAGGCCACGGCTCTCATCTCGTTCATGGCCGGCCTTCCCAATATAATGTTGTACGAGGATGGGGCATCCACTATTGTAAAAATAGTCATCACAGTCTTCCTCAGATCTCCAGTGCCCCGGGTCAAGGATAGAATGATTTCCCCCTCAGGGTACACAGCATGCCCAGCAAAACCAAACAAAGCAGTCACAACCGCCTCTAGTTGATATTCGTGCAGATCCATTTGGATCAGGGCTTCCTTAAATATGACATTAACAGAGCTGCCATTGTCAACAAATACCctcaacacatcataattaGCCACTCGGGCCGGAATAACAAGAGCGTCATTGTGGGGTAAACTAACTCCTCTGAGGTCCTCTGGTCCAAAGCTTATGACTGGCTCGTCTCTCTTCCTCTCATCGACCTCCAAGCATTCCCTCCTGCTTCTGGCTTTCCGAGCCCCGTTGGAGTCGCCATCGGTGGATCCTCCcgaaatcatttttattactcCTCGGCTCGGGGAAGGGTCTCTTTTCtcttgtgtgtttttcttctccCGGGAGCTTCCTTCTGCTCTTCTACTTCTACTCGGGATATCCGCTGATTTTTTGGGAGCATTAAATCCGGGGCGACGGTATACCCAAGGTGGTGATCTAGGTTCATCCCGGGATGGATGAGATTCCGGTTCAGAGTGCTTTTTGAATTCTTTTCTTAGAGTTCGGCATTCATTTGTATTGTGAGAACACTCTTTATGAAGGGTACAGTATCCTTTCCGTTCTGATCTTGGTGTTCTGGCTACTGGTCCGGGAGGCGAGACTACATCCGAGCTGCATTCTTGAATTTCTCGGTCCCGGGAAATTCTCAAATGTACATGAGATAAAGGTCCCGGGCCACTTTTCTTGGGAGCTCTTTCATCAGGCTTGGCTACCCGGTCTCCTCTGGCTCTCTTCAAAGCCTCCCTCTTTTGGTTCTGCGCCTCTTCCATATTAATGTATTTCTCTGCACGGGACAAGAAATCTTCAAAATTACCGGGCAATTTCTTAGTTAAGGATCGGAAAAAATCCCCTTCCCACAGCCCTTGCATGAACGATGTAGTCTTC encodes the following:
- the LOC140979078 gene encoding uncharacterized protein, which codes for MAPTRRANQDTSRVQEDDNIHLSGAGGPPPNGPRPTIHLTLAELTKIVTDAVKTAMKKQATTHHSSQPEQYEQPQEEERREEERESSAGSKSPTVAEELEELRKKSAKIKDYDGSSDPEEHLARFENMAMLQCYGDQIKCKVFLTTLVDSAQRWFEGLVPQSINCFEDFQKVFLHQFSSSKKYKKTAFSLFEVKQRQDETLRTYLKKFNRVALDVPACAPETKTTSFMQGLWEGDFFRSLTKKLPGNFEDFLSRAEKYINMEEAQNQKREALKRARGDRVAKPDERAPKKSGPGPLSHVHLRISRDREIQECSSDVVSPPGPVARTPRSERKGYCTLHKECSHNTNECRTLRKEFKKHSEPESHPSRDEPRSPPWVYRRPGFNAPKKSADIPSRSRRAEGSSREKKNTQEKRDPSPSRGVIKMISGGSTDGDSNGARKARSRRECLEVDERKRDEPVISFGPEDLRGVSLPHNDALVIPARVANYDVLRVFVDNGSSVNVIFKEALIQMDLHEYQLEAVVTALFGFAGHAVYPEGEIILSLTRGTGDLRKTVMTIFTIVDAPSSYNIILGRPAMNEMRAVASTYHQKIKFPVRGQVGEVKGDQQSSRKCYGETVRVDQKKARKEKEYQEGAKEGEVHFVAEEEQEELTGISPQVAEHKLNILSGSRLVKQKKRHFGPEKDKVIEEQVRELLKAGHIREVQFPTWLSNVVLVPKSAGKWRMCVDFRDLNKACPKDYYPLPRIDQLVDSTSGCELLSFLDAYQGYHQIPLTLEDQDKASFITSGGTFCYVVMPFGLKNALATYQRLMNLVFQKQISRNIEVYVDDILIKTREISNFIDDLAETFCGALNS